The following are encoded together in the Burkholderiales bacterium genome:
- a CDS encoding tripartite tricarboxylate transporter substrate binding protein, translating to MHRTHALIFLAGMLPASIPSALGAQYPTHPVRVIVPLAAGGGMDAVTRALSQKLGDAMGQTFVVDNRPGAGNQIGLDIVASAEPDGYTIMMISATTVIHPLLYGSRHDVLRDFMPISQATAQGYGLVIHPSIPAKSVPEFVTYLKARPGQVNFASSGIGSPIHMTGELFQIATGTKMTHVPFKGLGAAYTDLVAGRVQSAFATVISSLPHVHAGRLRALAVSTPQRVSAMPNVPTLTEAGVPVTVVNWYGLIGPKRLSPRLQQTLSAEVAKAMHSADMEKRLAGEGSNAVGSSPAEFTAHLKREQEQWRKVIAEAGIREKLRPH from the coding sequence ATGCATCGGACGCACGCGTTGATCTTCCTGGCGGGAATGCTGCCAGCATCGATACCGTCCGCGCTGGGCGCGCAGTACCCGACGCACCCGGTGCGCGTCATCGTCCCGCTCGCAGCGGGCGGCGGCATGGACGCCGTCACCCGGGCGCTCTCGCAGAAGCTCGGCGACGCGATGGGCCAGACCTTCGTCGTCGACAACCGTCCCGGCGCCGGCAACCAGATCGGGCTCGACATCGTCGCCTCCGCCGAGCCCGACGGTTACACCATCATGATGATCAGCGCGACGACGGTGATCCACCCGCTGCTCTACGGCTCGCGGCACGACGTGCTGCGCGACTTCATGCCGATCTCCCAGGCGACGGCGCAGGGATACGGCCTGGTCATCCATCCTTCGATCCCCGCGAAATCGGTCCCCGAGTTCGTCACCTATCTCAAGGCGCGCCCGGGCCAGGTCAACTTCGCGTCGTCAGGCATCGGCAGCCCGATCCACATGACCGGCGAGCTGTTTCAGATCGCGACCGGCACCAAGATGACCCACGTGCCTTTCAAGGGTCTCGGCGCCGCCTATACCGATCTCGTCGCGGGCCGCGTGCAGTCCGCGTTCGCGACCGTGATCTCGTCGCTGCCGCACGTGCACGCGGGCCGGCTGCGCGCGCTCGCGGTCTCGACGCCGCAGCGCGTGAGCGCCATGCCCAACGTGCCGACGCTCACCGAGGCCGGCGTTCCGGTGACGGTCGTGAACTGGTACGGCCTCATCGGGCCCAAGCGTCTTTCGCCCAGGCTGCAGCAGACGCTGAGCGCTGAAGTCGCGAAGGCGATGCACAGCGCAGACATGGAAAAGCGTCTCGCGGGCGAAGGCTCGAACGCCGTCGGCAGCTCTCCCGCCGAGTTCACCGCCCACCTGAAGCGCGAGCAGGAGCAATGGCGCAAGGTGATCGCAGAAGCGGGGATACGCGAGAAGCTGCGGCCGCATTGA
- a CDS encoding YihY/virulence factor BrkB family protein, which translates to MKHAPMTVTDPARGSRDRSVRALRVARLAVADFFGDEMTTYAAALAYRVLFSLFPFLIFLTSLLGFFGAPQLFEWMREQAAYVLPAQAMELVNTVLGELRQTQGGILSAAVALAVFSASMAVVGTMDALNVAYDVKERRPTWKRYVVAVLYTVALALMLIIAAAAMISGPALLEWGARYFGLDTLFIVVWSWLRWGVAAVLLMLVVSIVYYAAPNVKQRFRLITPGAVIAVAAWIAASLAFGYYVQNFASYNKTYGSIGAVIVLLFYFYLSAAVMLFGAEVNAVLTRETGGKIEEAPAGAARSR; encoded by the coding sequence ATGAAGCACGCGCCGATGACCGTAACCGATCCTGCCCGCGGCTCGCGGGACCGCAGCGTCCGAGCACTCCGCGTCGCGCGCCTCGCGGTAGCCGATTTCTTCGGCGACGAGATGACGACGTACGCGGCGGCGCTCGCGTATCGGGTGCTCTTCTCGCTGTTCCCCTTCCTGATCTTTCTGACCAGCCTGCTCGGCTTCTTCGGCGCGCCGCAGCTTTTCGAATGGATGCGCGAGCAGGCCGCCTACGTGCTGCCGGCGCAGGCGATGGAGCTCGTCAACACCGTGCTGGGCGAGCTCCGGCAGACGCAGGGCGGAATTCTTTCGGCGGCCGTAGCGCTCGCAGTGTTCTCCGCGTCGATGGCCGTTGTCGGGACGATGGACGCGCTCAACGTCGCGTACGACGTGAAGGAACGCCGCCCGACGTGGAAGCGCTACGTCGTGGCGGTCCTCTATACCGTCGCGCTCGCGCTGATGCTCATCATCGCCGCCGCCGCGATGATCAGCGGGCCCGCCCTGCTCGAGTGGGGCGCGCGCTATTTCGGCCTGGATACGCTGTTCATCGTCGTCTGGTCGTGGCTGCGCTGGGGGGTGGCCGCGGTGCTGCTGATGCTGGTCGTGAGCATCGTCTATTACGCGGCGCCCAACGTGAAGCAGCGGTTTCGACTGATCACGCCCGGCGCCGTGATCGCCGTCGCCGCGTGGATCGCGGCGTCGCTCGCATTCGGTTACTACGTGCAGAACTTCGCGAGCTACAACAAGACCTACGGCAGCATCGGCGCGGTGATCGTGCTGCTCTTCTACTTCTACCTCTCCGCGGCCGTGATGCTGTTCGGCGCCGAAGTGAACGCGGTGCTGACGCGCGAAACCGGCGGGAAGATCGAAGAGGCGCCAGCCGGAGCGGCGCGATCGCGATGA
- a CDS encoding tripartite tricarboxylate transporter permease, which produces MGEIQELFPNLYLGFSVALSLQNLMYCFIGVFAGTMIGVLPGIGPLATIAMLLPITFNLEPVSALIMLAGIYYGCQYGGSTTAILVKLPGESASVVTCLDGHEMARQGRAGPALAIAALGSFFAGTVGTILIAKAGPPLAEVALKFGAPEYFSLMVMGLIASAVLASASILKAVGMIFLGLLFGLIGTDVNSGMSRFTFGATGLTDGLSFTVVAMGLFGFAEILANLQQGTDTSTRSLLTQKIKHLYPTRTDMKRSIWPVLRGTGIGAFFGTLPGAGPTIAAFSTYALEKKMAKRPDEFGKGAIEGVAGPESANNAAAQCAFIPTLALGIPGSATMALMLGALTIQGIAPGPQVMTQRPELFWGLIASMWIGNAMLVLLNLPLVGLWVRLLRVPYRILFPAILTFMAIGVYSVNNMDLDVYMTIFFGLVGFVFMKLKVEPAPLILAFVLGPLMEENLRRALLISRGDPSVFVTRPISAAFLIATALLLLVMVLPAIRRKRDDALQEAEAAA; this is translated from the coding sequence ATGGGCGAAATTCAGGAGCTCTTTCCGAATCTGTATCTCGGCTTCAGCGTCGCGCTGTCGCTGCAGAACCTCATGTACTGCTTCATCGGCGTCTTCGCTGGCACGATGATCGGCGTGCTGCCGGGCATCGGGCCGCTCGCGACGATCGCGATGCTGCTGCCGATCACCTTCAACCTCGAGCCGGTTTCGGCGCTCATCATGCTCGCGGGCATCTACTACGGCTGCCAGTACGGCGGCTCGACGACGGCCATCCTGGTAAAGTTGCCGGGCGAATCGGCGTCGGTCGTGACGTGCCTCGACGGCCACGAGATGGCGCGGCAGGGTCGTGCCGGCCCCGCGCTGGCGATCGCGGCGCTCGGCTCGTTCTTCGCCGGTACGGTCGGCACGATCCTCATAGCAAAAGCGGGACCGCCGCTCGCGGAGGTCGCGCTCAAGTTCGGGGCGCCCGAGTACTTCTCGCTGATGGTGATGGGCCTGATCGCGTCCGCCGTGCTTGCATCGGCGTCGATCCTCAAGGCGGTGGGCATGATCTTTCTCGGGCTGCTGTTCGGGCTGATCGGCACCGACGTCAACTCCGGCATGTCGCGATTCACGTTCGGCGCGACGGGCCTCACCGACGGCCTGAGCTTCACCGTCGTCGCGATGGGGCTGTTCGGCTTCGCCGAGATCCTCGCGAACCTGCAGCAGGGCACCGACACCTCGACGCGCTCTCTGCTCACCCAGAAGATCAAGCACCTCTATCCGACCAGGACGGACATGAAGCGTTCCATCTGGCCGGTGCTGCGCGGGACGGGCATCGGCGCGTTCTTCGGAACGCTGCCCGGCGCGGGCCCCACCATCGCCGCGTTCTCGACGTACGCGCTCGAGAAGAAGATGGCGAAGCGTCCCGACGAATTCGGCAAGGGCGCCATCGAAGGCGTGGCGGGTCCGGAGTCGGCGAACAACGCGGCGGCGCAGTGCGCGTTCATTCCGACGCTCGCGCTGGGCATCCCGGGCAGCGCGACGATGGCGCTGATGCTCGGCGCGCTGACGATCCAGGGCATCGCACCCGGACCTCAGGTGATGACCCAGCGGCCGGAGCTCTTCTGGGGCCTGATCGCGAGCATGTGGATCGGCAACGCGATGCTGGTGCTGCTCAACCTGCCGCTCGTCGGGTTGTGGGTGCGGCTGCTGCGCGTTCCGTACCGCATCCTGTTCCCGGCGATCCTGACGTTCATGGCGATCGGCGTCTACAGCGTGAACAACATGGACCTCGACGTCTACATGACGATATTCTTCGGGCTCGTGGGGTTCGTCTTCATGAAGCTCAAGGTCGAGCCGGCGCCGCTCATCCTCGCCTTCGTGCTCGGCCCTCTGATGGAGGAGAATCTCCGGCGCGCGCTGCTGATCTCGCGCGGCGATCCGAGCGTATTCGTCACGCGTCCGATCAGCGCGGCGTTCCTGATAGCGACCGCACTCCTCCTGCTCGTCATGGTGCTGCCCGCGATCCGCAGGAAGCGCGACGACGCTCTGCAGGAGGCGGAAGCCGCCGCGTGA
- a CDS encoding putative Na+/H+ antiporter: MMSTNIALLQVVGAALFALAVLHTFSTRYFQRLAHTRAAHAGAWHLLGEVETAFGFWAFVLVLFIVLSHGWSASAQYLDGLTFTEPMFVFVIMVIAASRPIMQLAADLVEGASKVLPMQRGTGVYFLSLSFVPLLGSLITEPAAMTLAALMLRDRVFTSGISNRLKYATVGVLFVNVSVGGTLTHFAAPPVLMVAAKWGWTTEFMLSTFGAKAALAVLINSAAVTFLFRRELARRARMRGDTFHLRAPLAFVGVNVAILAAVVATNHHPEAFMGLFLLFLGLAEAYRRHHDRLMLREGLMVAFFLAGLVVLGGQQQWWLQEVLARLDETTLFYGAASLTAITDNAALTYLGSLVEGITDEYKYSLVAGAVAGGGLTVIANAPNPAGFAILKDHFEDQAISALGLLAAALPPTLVVIACFRGIRGQIAEAFDWGIWAAWFAELDRSFLFLLILPFVVGAVGLWAEFRHRRGEER; this comes from the coding sequence ATGATGTCGACGAATATCGCACTTCTTCAGGTGGTCGGCGCGGCGCTCTTCGCGCTGGCGGTCCTCCATACCTTCTCCACCCGCTACTTCCAGCGTCTCGCCCACACGCGAGCCGCGCACGCGGGCGCGTGGCATCTCCTCGGGGAAGTCGAGACCGCGTTCGGGTTCTGGGCCTTCGTGCTCGTGCTCTTCATCGTGCTGTCGCACGGCTGGAGCGCCTCCGCTCAATACCTGGATGGGCTCACGTTCACGGAGCCGATGTTCGTGTTCGTCATCATGGTGATTGCGGCAAGCCGCCCCATCATGCAGCTTGCAGCGGACCTCGTGGAAGGCGCTTCGAAGGTGCTGCCGATGCAGCGCGGCACCGGCGTGTATTTTCTCAGCCTGTCCTTCGTCCCGCTCCTGGGGTCGCTCATCACCGAGCCTGCCGCGATGACGCTGGCGGCGCTCATGCTGCGGGATCGGGTGTTCACCTCCGGAATCTCGAACCGGCTCAAGTACGCGACCGTCGGCGTCCTCTTCGTCAACGTCTCCGTCGGCGGAACGCTCACCCATTTCGCGGCGCCGCCGGTGCTGATGGTCGCGGCCAAATGGGGCTGGACGACCGAGTTCATGCTCTCGACGTTCGGCGCCAAGGCCGCCCTCGCGGTGCTGATCAACTCGGCAGCCGTCACTTTCCTGTTCCGGCGCGAGCTGGCCCGGCGCGCGCGCATGCGCGGCGACACCTTCCACTTACGCGCGCCGCTGGCGTTCGTCGGCGTGAATGTGGCGATCCTCGCGGCCGTCGTGGCGACCAACCATCACCCCGAAGCGTTCATGGGACTCTTTCTGCTCTTCCTCGGCCTCGCGGAGGCATACCGGCGCCATCACGACCGGCTGATGCTGCGGGAGGGCCTGATGGTCGCGTTCTTTCTCGCCGGTCTCGTGGTGCTCGGCGGGCAGCAGCAGTGGTGGCTGCAGGAGGTGCTCGCCCGGCTGGACGAGACGACGCTCTTCTACGGCGCCGCTTCCCTGACCGCGATCACCGACAATGCCGCCCTGACCTATCTCGGTTCGCTGGTGGAAGGCATCACGGACGAGTACAAATATTCGCTCGTCGCCGGCGCGGTGGCCGGCGGCGGGCTGACGGTCATCGCCAACGCTCCGAATCCTGCCGGGTTCGCGATTCTCAAGGACCATTTCGAGGATCAGGCCATCAGCGCGCTCGGATTGCTCGCAGCCGCGCTGCCGCCGACGCTGGTCGTGATCGCCTGCTTTCGCGGAATTCGCGGCCAGATCGCGGAAGCGTTCGACTGGGGCATCTGGGCAGCCTGGTTCGCCGAGCTCGACCGGTCGTTCCTGTTCCTCCTGATCCTGCCTTTCGTCGTCGGGGCCGTCGGCTTGTGGGCGGAGTTTCGGCACCGGCGCGGCGAAGAACGATAA
- a CDS encoding mechanosensitive ion channel family protein, whose amino-acid sequence MDFASLFDYSYPWLTTGILGSAGVIAALVAHQVAYAVLRRISRSSTIASTVVEFTATPIRFAAPLLALELVLGAAPPELLLRAFAVHTVAVLLIAAITWIALRVIGAVGEAVVKLHPASVTDNIHARRIQTQTRVLVRTVKFFVLVIGGAALLMTFPGMRQIGASLLASAGVVGVVAGIAARPVFGNLIAGLQIALTQPIRLDDVVIMENEWGRIEEITATYIVVKIWDERRLVVPLEWVIQKPFQNWTRTGSQLLGTVFLWLDYRVPLAPLRAELERICKSSPEWDGRVSMIQVTDASERTVQVRALVSAADASRAWDLRCRVREAMLDFLQREHPEALPRVRAELEHAEHSALPRTPARPPVRAGKGDSSAIKRPTHAEVQAARDSRATADVQDGAVGR is encoded by the coding sequence ATGGATTTTGCATCTCTGTTCGACTATTCATATCCGTGGCTGACGACCGGCATCCTCGGCAGCGCGGGCGTAATCGCGGCGCTCGTCGCGCACCAGGTCGCGTATGCGGTGCTGAGGCGCATCTCGCGTTCCAGCACGATCGCGAGCACCGTCGTGGAGTTCACGGCGACGCCGATCCGCTTCGCGGCTCCGCTGCTGGCGCTCGAGCTCGTGCTCGGCGCGGCGCCGCCGGAGCTCCTGCTGCGCGCGTTCGCGGTGCACACGGTAGCGGTGCTGCTCATCGCGGCGATCACCTGGATCGCGCTGCGAGTCATCGGCGCCGTCGGGGAAGCCGTCGTCAAGCTGCACCCGGCGAGCGTGACGGACAACATTCACGCGCGACGGATCCAGACGCAGACCCGCGTGCTCGTCCGCACCGTCAAGTTCTTCGTGCTCGTCATCGGCGGTGCCGCTTTGCTCATGACCTTTCCGGGCATGCGGCAGATCGGCGCGAGCCTGCTCGCATCCGCCGGTGTGGTCGGTGTGGTGGCCGGTATCGCGGCCCGCCCGGTATTCGGAAACCTGATCGCGGGGCTGCAGATCGCCCTGACGCAGCCGATACGGCTCGACGACGTCGTCATCATGGAGAACGAATGGGGTCGGATCGAGGAGATCACGGCGACGTACATCGTTGTCAAAATCTGGGACGAGCGGCGCCTGGTCGTGCCGCTGGAGTGGGTGATACAGAAGCCGTTCCAGAACTGGACGCGCACCGGCTCACAGCTGCTCGGCACCGTCTTTCTGTGGCTCGACTACCGCGTTCCTCTCGCGCCGCTGCGCGCGGAGCTGGAACGCATCTGCAAGAGCTCGCCGGAATGGGACGGGCGCGTGTCGATGATCCAGGTGACCGACGCCAGCGAGCGGACCGTGCAGGTGCGCGCGCTCGTCAGCGCCGCGGATGCGTCCAGGGCGTGGGACCTGCGATGCCGCGTGCGCGAGGCGATGCTCGATTTCCTGCAGCGCGAGCATCCCGAAGCGCTGCCGCGCGTTCGCGCCGAGCTCGAGCACGCGGAGCACAGTGCGCTCCCGCGGACGCCCGCGCGACCGCCGGTCCGGGCTGGAAAGGGAGATTCTTCGGCGATCAAGCGGCCGACTCACGCCGAAGTTCAGGCGGCGCGCGATTCGCGGGCGACCGCCGACGTGCAGGACGGCGCCGTGGGACGATGA
- a CDS encoding tripartite tricarboxylate transporter TctB family protein — protein sequence MKITSTEDFWAGLMFIGFGVLAIVVANDYPMGSAMRMGPGYFPVAVGACLIAIGAIVTAGGFRLQGEGIGSFPWRAMLLLSVGFASFAWGMDHLGFVPSLAILIILAAVSGREFRWHEVLIETVALIVGSWALFIWGLGLPFPLFPWER from the coding sequence TTGAAGATTACGAGTACGGAAGATTTCTGGGCCGGGCTGATGTTCATCGGCTTCGGCGTTCTTGCGATCGTCGTCGCGAACGATTACCCGATGGGCAGCGCGATGCGCATGGGCCCGGGTTACTTCCCGGTCGCGGTCGGTGCATGCCTCATCGCCATCGGCGCGATCGTCACGGCGGGAGGCTTCAGGCTGCAGGGCGAGGGCATCGGATCCTTCCCATGGCGCGCGATGCTGCTGCTCAGCGTCGGCTTCGCATCGTTCGCGTGGGGCATGGACCACCTGGGCTTCGTTCCTTCGCTGGCGATCCTCATCATTCTCGCCGCCGTGTCGGGACGGGAATTCCGGTGGCACGAGGTGCTGATCGAAACCGTCGCGCTGATCGTGGGATCCTGGGCGCTCTTCATCTGGGGCCTCGGCCTTCCTTTCCCGCTCTTTCCCTGGGAGCGGTGA
- a CDS encoding DUF3379 family protein, with product MICLDVRRNLMAAPRERTPDENGHIDACRDCGRLAARLDDLDGRLADAFLVPVPDALSYRVMLGRRHKRRRALSIAAAALLAVGLSAAAPQLWDETLALGAPAVRAVGPTHPAVKAIELVVEQQPALVDEPQGNDLVAMEEDLQRLGLKLKPDAAKVDYAGKCYMSETECEHLVLDTAEGRVSVVLVPDYPVGGRALVTDRRMTAFVNPARSGGYIVVAASAQAARRAAKLFIES from the coding sequence ATGATCTGCCTCGACGTCCGCCGCAATCTGATGGCCGCCCCGCGCGAACGCACGCCGGACGAGAACGGACACATCGACGCATGCCGCGACTGCGGCAGGCTCGCCGCGCGGCTCGACGATCTGGACGGGCGACTGGCCGACGCGTTCCTGGTGCCCGTGCCGGACGCGCTCTCGTATCGCGTCATGCTCGGACGTCGCCACAAACGGCGCAGGGCGCTGTCGATCGCGGCAGCCGCGCTGCTTGCGGTCGGACTCAGTGCGGCCGCGCCGCAGCTCTGGGACGAGACGCTGGCGCTCGGAGCGCCGGCGGTCCGCGCGGTGGGGCCCACCCATCCGGCCGTCAAGGCGATCGAGCTCGTGGTCGAGCAGCAGCCGGCCCTGGTCGACGAGCCGCAGGGCAATGACCTCGTCGCGATGGAAGAGGACCTGCAGCGGCTCGGACTGAAGCTGAAACCGGACGCGGCGAAAGTCGATTACGCGGGCAAGTGCTACATGTCCGAGACCGAATGCGAGCATCTCGTCCTGGATACCGCCGAAGGCCGCGTGAGCGTCGTGCTGGTGCCGGACTATCCGGTCGGCGGGCGTGCGCTGGTCACGGACCGGAGGATGACGGCCTTCGTCAATCCGGCGCGGAGCGGCGGCTATATCGTCGTCGCCGCTTCCGCCCAGGCCGCCAGGCGCGCCGCGAAGCTGTTCATCGAGAGCTGA
- a CDS encoding trehalose-6-phosphate synthase: MRLSLRFIVPLAIALGIIAYNVVPLVDQLTLKWFVRDLDIRSKLIASAAQEPLAELLTDGSRDRVRLQRVQAFLNRMLQDERIFALGFCDASGALVSHTLTYPRERGCRATGPVPPEFGQSPDTRRPLYATSNSIDVEGRHLGELVIVHDMSFIALRSADTKRYIVWLFAAIGAVIALITVVIAELSWRGWMAGIKALIRGQSLALSPEPRSPELKPIARDLEAMVRDLDSERRARDESQIAWNPDALRRILREDLKGDEILIVSNREPYMHVRRNDRTDVLRPASGLVTALEPVMRACSGTWIAHGSGNADRDNVDAHDHVRVPPDRPAYRIRRIWLSREEEVGYYFGFSNEGLWPLCHFAHTRPIFRAPDWAHYCAVNARFADAIKQESRTEDPIILVQDYHFALLPRMIRKRLPNATIITFWHIPWPNPEAFGICPWREQILDGLLGSSIVGFHTQFHCNNFFDTVDRYLEARVSRETSTISYGGDPTEVRRYPISIEWPPAALAAQRPVAECRERIRREHGLSADVRIGIGVDRLDYTKGILERFAAIERLLEIDPRWIGRFAFIQIAAPSRSSIEEYQGLDARVRAAAQRVNDRFGTAECRPIVLKVEHHDTEEVYAHFRAADVCIVSSLHDGMNLVAKEYVAAREDERGALILSQFTGAAGELPEALIVNPYDTEQCATALRVALDMPPDEQRARMRSMRGLVQEFNVYRWAGRMLLDAARMRHRGRVASGARRPGKVVDLRRV, translated from the coding sequence ATGCGCCTTTCACTGCGTTTCATCGTGCCGCTCGCGATCGCGCTCGGCATCATCGCCTACAACGTCGTGCCGCTCGTCGATCAGCTCACGCTGAAGTGGTTCGTGCGCGATCTGGACATCCGCAGCAAGCTCATCGCCTCCGCGGCGCAGGAACCGCTCGCCGAGCTGCTCACCGACGGTTCGCGCGACCGGGTGCGGCTGCAGCGCGTGCAGGCGTTCCTCAACCGCATGCTGCAGGACGAGCGTATCTTCGCGCTCGGGTTCTGCGACGCGTCGGGCGCGCTGGTGTCGCACACGCTCACCTATCCGCGCGAGCGCGGCTGCCGCGCGACCGGTCCCGTTCCGCCGGAGTTCGGGCAGAGCCCGGACACGCGCCGCCCGCTGTACGCCACGAGCAATTCGATCGACGTCGAAGGCCGGCACCTCGGCGAGCTGGTCATCGTCCACGACATGAGCTTCATCGCGCTGCGCAGCGCCGACACCAAGCGCTACATCGTCTGGCTGTTCGCCGCGATCGGCGCGGTGATCGCCCTCATCACCGTGGTGATCGCCGAGCTCTCGTGGCGCGGATGGATGGCGGGCATCAAGGCGCTGATTCGCGGCCAGTCGCTGGCGCTGTCGCCCGAGCCGCGCTCGCCCGAGCTCAAGCCGATCGCGCGCGACCTCGAGGCGATGGTGCGCGATCTCGACAGCGAGCGGCGGGCGCGCGACGAGTCGCAGATCGCGTGGAACCCCGATGCCTTGCGCAGGATCCTGCGCGAGGATCTCAAGGGCGACGAGATCCTGATCGTCTCCAACCGCGAGCCGTACATGCACGTGCGGCGCAACGACCGCACCGACGTGCTGCGTCCCGCGAGCGGCCTGGTCACGGCGCTCGAGCCGGTGATGCGCGCGTGCTCGGGAACGTGGATCGCCCACGGCTCGGGCAACGCCGACCGCGACAACGTCGACGCGCACGACCACGTGAGGGTGCCGCCCGACCGGCCCGCGTATCGCATACGCCGCATCTGGCTCTCGCGCGAGGAGGAAGTGGGCTACTACTTCGGCTTCTCGAACGAAGGCCTGTGGCCGCTCTGCCACTTCGCGCACACGCGGCCGATCTTTCGCGCGCCCGATTGGGCGCATTACTGCGCCGTCAACGCCCGCTTCGCCGACGCGATCAAGCAGGAGTCGCGCACCGAAGACCCGATCATCCTGGTGCAGGACTATCACTTCGCGCTGCTCCCCCGCATGATCCGCAAGCGCCTGCCGAACGCGACGATCATCACCTTCTGGCACATCCCGTGGCCGAACCCGGAAGCGTTCGGCATCTGTCCGTGGCGCGAGCAGATCCTCGACGGGCTGCTCGGCTCCTCCATCGTCGGATTCCATACGCAGTTCCACTGCAACAACTTCTTCGACACCGTCGACCGCTATCTCGAAGCCCGGGTGAGCCGCGAGACTTCGACCATCTCCTACGGCGGCGATCCGACCGAGGTGAGGCGCTACCCGATCTCCATCGAATGGCCGCCGGCCGCGCTCGCCGCGCAGCGCCCGGTCGCGGAGTGCCGCGAGCGGATACGGCGCGAGCACGGGCTTTCCGCGGACGTGCGCATCGGCATCGGGGTGGACCGCCTCGATTACACCAAAGGGATTCTCGAGCGCTTCGCGGCCATCGAGCGCCTGCTCGAAATCGATCCGCGCTGGATCGGGCGCTTCGCGTTCATCCAGATCGCCGCGCCGTCGCGCTCGAGCATCGAGGAATACCAGGGGCTCGATGCGCGCGTACGCGCCGCCGCGCAGCGCGTGAACGACCGCTTCGGCACCGCGGAGTGCCGCCCCATCGTCCTCAAGGTCGAGCATCACGACACCGAGGAGGTGTACGCGCACTTTCGCGCCGCCGACGTGTGTATCGTGTCGAGCCTGCACGACGGCATGAACCTCGTCGCCAAGGAGTACGTCGCGGCCCGCGAAGACGAGCGCGGTGCGCTCATCCTGTCGCAGTTCACCGGAGCGGCCGGCGAGCTGCCGGAGGCGCTGATCGTCAACCCCTACGACACCGAGCAATGCGCGACGGCGCTGCGTGTCGCGCTCGACATGCCGCCGGACGAGCAGCGCGCGCGCATGCGCAGCATGCGCGGCCTGGTGCAGGAGTTCAACGTCTACCGCTGGGCCGGAAGAATGCTGCTCGACGCCGCGCGCATGCGGCACCGCGGGCGCGTGGCGAGCGGCGCGCGCAGGCCGGGAAAGGTCGTCGACCTGCGGCGCGTCTGA
- a CDS encoding tripartite tricarboxylate transporter substrate binding protein — translation MILIRVAVVVCCALLLTAASFAQTYPTKPVRVVIVFPPGGSNDIVGRIVFQKVGEQMGQQFVIENRGGAAGTIGSEVVANSTADGYTLMVQSATHVANAHLYKKLPYDPLKDFVGISPMARQVGMLVVHPSLPAKTTQDFLALAKKRPGELIYGSAGNGSFVHLTMALLASMAGVKMVHVPYKGGGPAGTALVAGETQAMIATIGSVLSHVKAGRIRPLGVTSDTRTSQFPDVPAIAETVPGYEFTAWVACFAPAATPKAIVEKLNGEIRKALADPGVSSKLVGHTLDPMPMTTEAFAKRLQADYDKYAKVVKLSGARID, via the coding sequence ATGATCCTGATTCGAGTTGCAGTCGTCGTGTGTTGCGCGCTGTTGCTGACAGCCGCGAGCTTTGCCCAGACCTATCCCACCAAGCCGGTGAGGGTGGTGATCGTGTTCCCGCCGGGCGGATCGAACGACATCGTCGGCCGCATCGTGTTCCAGAAGGTGGGCGAGCAGATGGGCCAGCAGTTCGTGATCGAGAACCGCGGCGGCGCCGCGGGCACGATCGGCTCGGAAGTCGTCGCGAACAGCACCGCCGACGGCTACACCCTGATGGTGCAGTCGGCCACGCACGTCGCCAACGCGCACCTCTACAAGAAGCTGCCGTACGACCCGCTGAAGGATTTCGTCGGCATCTCGCCGATGGCGCGTCAGGTGGGGATGCTCGTCGTACACCCTTCGCTGCCGGCGAAAACCACGCAGGACTTTCTCGCGCTGGCGAAAAAACGGCCCGGCGAGCTCATCTACGGCTCGGCCGGCAACGGCAGCTTCGTCCATCTGACGATGGCGCTGCTCGCGTCGATGGCGGGCGTGAAGATGGTGCACGTGCCGTACAAAGGCGGCGGCCCCGCGGGCACCGCGCTCGTCGCCGGCGAGACGCAGGCGATGATCGCGACGATCGGCTCGGTGCTGAGTCACGTCAAGGCGGGCCGCATCCGGCCGCTCGGCGTCACGTCCGATACGCGCACGAGCCAGTTCCCCGACGTCCCTGCTATCGCCGAGACGGTGCCGGGATACGAGTTCACCGCGTGGGTGGCGTGCTTCGCGCCCGCGGCGACGCCGAAGGCCATCGTGGAGAAGCTCAACGGCGAGATCCGCAAGGCTTTGGCCGATCCCGGCGTGTCGTCCAAGCTCGTCGGTCACACGCTCGACCCCATGCCCATGACGACCGAGGCGTTCGCCAAACGCCTGCAGGCGGACTACGACAAGTACGCGAAGGTCGTGAAGCTTTCGGGCGCGCGGATCGACTGA